The genomic DNA CGTGGTGGGTGCTGCCGGTCGCGTATGCGCTTGACCGGCTGCTTGGCGATCCGCGCTGGCTTCCCCATCCCGTCGTCGGGATGGGGAAGGCGATCGCCGCGATCGAGGCGGCCATTCGCCGCCTGGTGCAGCCCCGCGCCTACCGTGCTGCGGGGCTGCTGCTGCCGCTGCTTGTCGCGGGCGGCAGCTTTGCCGTGACCTGGGCTGTGCTGCGCTTGCTGGCCCAGGTCAGCCCGTGGCTCGCCGCGCTGGCGGAAGCCGCGCTGATTGCCACGACCATCGCGGCCAAGGGGCTGCAGGCTGCCGGCATGGAGGTGTGCGGCCATTTGCGCCGCGGAGATATGCCGGCTGCGCGGCGCGCACTCGGCATGATCGTCGGGCGCGACACCGCACACCTCCCAGAGCCGGAAGTGGCGCGCGGCGCGGTGGAGACGGTCGCCGAGAATATCGTCGACGCTGTCGTCTCGCCGCTCTTCTTCGCGCTGCTGGGCGGGGCTCCGCTGGCGATGGCTTACCGCGCCGTCAACACCCTCGATTCGATGGTCGGCTACAAAAATGAGAAATACATCGATCTCGGCTGGGCGTCGGCCCGGCTTGACGATATCGCGAATTATATTCCCGCGCGCCTTACGGCCCTGTTGTTAATTGCCGCTGCCTGGCTGCTGCGCTTCAATGCCAAAGGGGCTGCAGCCATCGTGCGGCGCGATGCTTCGTCCCATCCAAGCCCGAACAGCGGGTACCCCGAATCAGCCGTCGCCGGAGCGCTTGGCGTTCGCTTGGGCGGGGAGAATTCCTATCATGGCGTGGTGTCTTTTCGCGCGTATATGGGGGACAAGACCCGTGAGCTGGAGGCGGAGGACATTCCAAAAACGGGCCAAATGCTGTTTGTAGTTTCAGATATATTCGTGCTGCTGGGAACAGTAGCGTGGCTGGCGTTAGCGGGCGGATTTTAGTTCCCGATCAATATGGTAAAAGCGGTTATTGGGAGGCGGGATGATTGAAGAAGCAAAAGAGTTACGCAGCTGAGCTCTGGCTGGTCCGCCATGGCCGTACTAGCTGGAATAGGGAGCGGCGCTATCAGGGGCATTCGAATGTTGCTCTATTGGATGATGAAGCGTCTGGACTGGAGGGTCTGAAGAAGGAGCTTGGGGGCGTTTCTTTCTCTTCGGTATATTGCAGCGATCTGCTGCGCTGCCGCCAGACCCTGGAGAGGGTCAGGCCAGATCTTGCCGGGAAGGCTGTATACGACTCGCGCCTGCGGGAGATGAACTTTGGGCAATGGGAAGGGCAGACGTATGAAATGCTCAAGGATAACCTGGTTTATCGCGCCTGGATTGATGATCCGGTATCGGTAACTCCACCCGGCGGGGAAACGTGGGACGATTTTCACCAGCGGGTAAGAAGTATCTATGAGGAGTGGGTCAACCTGGCGCAACGTAACCCATGCCCAGATCATAACATGGGGCAGCGGATTCTTGCTGTCACACATGGGGGCGTCGTCTCGCTCGCAGCCTCATTGCAGCGTCCTGGAACGGGATTTTGGGATACGGCTGTCGAAGCTGGAGGCGTACTTCGGCTTGGAATCGGAGAGAGAGCTGCAGCGGATTAGCGGATCAGGAGTATTACGATACGTCCCAACAGCATAAGGCGTTGCTTGTGCAGGAGAAAATAAATCAAAGCTGATTATTATGCATCAATACCGACAAAGGAAGTGATGGGCATGCCAGAAACAAGAACGGGAACATCCGTGCAACTGGCGGTTAGTGTGCTAGATCTGGTTCCCCGGTTGCCCGGGTATTCGGATGAAGAGGCGTTAAGACAAGCTGTGTCTTTGGCACAGCATGCCGAAAAATGGGGCTACACCCGGTATTGGACGGCTGAGCATCACGATATGCCCGGGCTGGCCTGTACTTCGCCTGAGGTGCTGCTGGCCCATGTCGGAGCAAAGACAGAGCGGATTCGCCTCGGTTCGGGGGCCGTTCTGCTGCCCCACTACAGTCCGCTGAAAGTAGCAGAGTGGTTCCGGCTGCTGGCTGCATTATATCCGGGCAGGATAGATTTGGGACTGGGACGGGCTCCAGGTGGAGAAGCGCACACTGTTATGGCTCTTAGCGGCAATTTTTTAGCACGGGTTGCTGAGCTGCCGAAGACGATCGCTTCGCTGCTGGAGCTGCTCCAGGACGCTTACGAGTATGAGGGGCATGCCGTAACCGCACGGCCGCAGCCGCAAATCGGACCAGCGGTCTGGATGCTCGGAACGAACAAGAAAAGCGCGGAATACGCGGCCAAATTTGGAACGGGTTATGTTTTTGGACAGTTTATGAGCGAGCGTGACGGCGTAGACATATTGGCCGCCTATCGGGCAGATTTTACGCCCTCTGCGCTGCAAAGCGCGCCAAAGACGCTACTGGCCGTTAGCGTAATTTGCGCAGGGACGGAGAGTGAAGCTGCGCATTGGGTACAGGTGCTCGATGAGACGGCAAGACAAACGGGGTGGGGTTCGTTCCGAAGCATAAGCGGTACGCCGCATAGCGTGCATAAGCAGCTTAAAGATATGCAGTGCGAATACGCCAATGACGAATTTCTGATCGTTTGCCCTATTCCTGACTATGCGGCAAGGCTGGAATGCTACAGACTGCTGGCCGAGGCTTTACGGGGGGTGGCGGCGTTTGATGGTGCGTAATAGTGACCCGTATATCGCTGTAAAGGAAACTTGATCCGTGCAGACGGGCAGAAGTGAGTTCATGGTTGGGAGCGAGATTTATATGTATAAAGAAAACAGCTGCGGTTACATTTACACTTACGCCAGCCATGAGAATGAGCG from Paenibacillus woosongensis includes the following:
- the cbiB gene encoding adenosylcobinamide-phosphate synthase CbiB; translation: MTAAWWVLPVAYALDRLLGDPRWLPHPVVGMGKAIAAIEAAIRRLVQPRAYRAAGLLLPLLVAGGSFAVTWAVLRLLAQVSPWLAALAEAALIATTIAAKGLQAAGMEVCGHLRRGDMPAARRALGMIVGRDTAHLPEPEVARGAVETVAENIVDAVVSPLFFALLGGAPLAMAYRAVNTLDSMVGYKNEKYIDLGWASARLDDIANYIPARLTALLLIAAAWLLRFNAKGAAAIVRRDASSHPSPNSGYPESAVAGALGVRLGGENSYHGVVSFRAYMGDKTRELEAEDIPKTGQMLFVVSDIFVLLGTVAWLALAGGF
- a CDS encoding histidine phosphatase family protein; this encodes MKKQKSYAAELWLVRHGRTSWNRERRYQGHSNVALLDDEASGLEGLKKELGGVSFSSVYCSDLLRCRQTLERVRPDLAGKAVYDSRLREMNFGQWEGQTYEMLKDNLVYRAWIDDPVSVTPPGGETWDDFHQRVRSIYEEWVNLAQRNPCPDHNMGQRILAVTHGGVVSLAASLQRPGTGFWDTAVEAGGVLRLGIGERAAAD
- a CDS encoding LLM class flavin-dependent oxidoreductase, translating into MPETRTGTSVQLAVSVLDLVPRLPGYSDEEALRQAVSLAQHAEKWGYTRYWTAEHHDMPGLACTSPEVLLAHVGAKTERIRLGSGAVLLPHYSPLKVAEWFRLLAALYPGRIDLGLGRAPGGEAHTVMALSGNFLARVAELPKTIASLLELLQDAYEYEGHAVTARPQPQIGPAVWMLGTNKKSAEYAAKFGTGYVFGQFMSERDGVDILAAYRADFTPSALQSAPKTLLAVSVICAGTESEAAHWVQVLDETARQTGWGSFRSISGTPHSVHKQLKDMQCEYANDEFLIVCPIPDYAARLECYRLLAEALRGVAAFDGA